The genomic interval TTTCAAGAAGATGGGGTGCGCTACTTCACAATGGCAAGCGAGCAGATCTTTCAACCCCAGCGCCAGCTTGTCTCCTGGGTTCAGATTCAGGAAGGATTTGCCAACTGGATGGGATTTGATCAGTTGTCGCTTGCCCCTGAATCAGAAATTCTGCCCTTGAGTGCGGACATGTGGTTCCAGGCGGAAGGAACGGTGGAACTTGCCGTTTTCAACACGCTTGAAATCGATGATCCAGAAACCTTGATGTTGGGATTATTCCAACTTCAACGCTATTTTCTGCAAGGCATTCATCTACTCGAACAACAGGAAACCAGTGCCGAATTAAACCGCTTCCAGGAACGGCAACGCCTGAACCAGCAGGTGATGGAAGAAACCCTGGGAGAACTGTCATCCCTACTGAGAACTTCCGATGCCGGGACGCAGGCTGGGGTTGCAGAAGATCCAGATAAGGCATTGTTGATCGCTGCTGGTGCCGTGGGACGGGTGTTGGGAGTCACCATTCGTCCGCCCGCCAAGTCCGAAGACCTGCAACGGGTGCAAGATCCTTTACAGGCGATCGCCCGTGCTTCCCGTCTGCGGATGCGCTCTGTTGCCTTACAGGGGCAGTGGTGGAAAAAGGACTGTGGTCCCATGCTGGCCTACACCCTGGAGGACAACCATCCGGTGGCACTGTTGCCCGTTGCCGATCGGGGCTACGAGATCTTTGACCCGATGCGGCGATCGCGGATTCCCGTCAATGCCCGCAGTGCGCCTGAGTTGACACCCACGGGTTATACCTTCTACCGTCCGTTACCCGACAAGGCGCTCAAAACCGTTGACCTGCTGAAATTTGCGCTCCAGGGGCATCACCATGAATTGGTTGTTGTTGTTGTTGCGGGGATTGCCACCACCCTGCTGGGCATGCTGACCCCCCAGGCAACCGCCATTCTGATCGACAGTGCCATTCCCGATGCCGATCGGGGTTTGCTGCTTCAGATCGCCCTGGGATTGTTAGCAACAGCCTTTGGTAGCACCCTGTTTCAACTGGCGCAGGGATTTGCCATCATGCGCGTGGAAACCTTTGCCGATTCCACCACCCAGGCAGCCGTCTGGGATCGGTTGTTGAATCTAAAAGCATCCTTCTTCCGTCAATATGCGATTGGTGACCTCAACTCCCGCGTCAGTGCCGTTACTCAAATTCGCCAAAGACTCAGCAGCACGGTTCTCAAAAGCGTCTTTACCAGCCTGTTTTCCTTCCTGAACCTGGGGCTTTTGTTTTACTACAACACGTCTCTGGCTCTGATTGCAACCCTGGTTGCAGCGGTAAACATTGGCGTCACCCTCGTGTCGGGTATCCTCACCCTGCGTAAAGTTCGTCCGCTGCTGGAGCTTCAGGGGCAACTGTTTGGCACGATGGTGCAACTGATCAACGGCGTCACCAAACTGCGGGTTGCGGGGGCAGAAGCACGGGCTTTTGCCTTCTGGGGAAAACAATACAGCCAACAAATCAAATGGATGTTGAGTACCCAGAAAATTGAGGATACCCTGGCTGTGGTCAACAAAGTCTTACCCGCCGTCACCACCGCAATTCTGTTCTGGTTCGCCACTACCCTACTCCAGCAATCCCAGGCACAGGAAGGTGGCTTTTCAACCGGAACGTTCCTGGCATTTAATGCGGCATTTGGCACATTCATCAGCGGCGCAACCGGACTGAGTGGCACGATCGTCTCCCTACTCAATATTGTGCCCCTATGGGAACGGGCACAGCCGATTCTGTCAGCAACACCCGAAGTCGATTCTGAGAAAGCTGATCCGGGCAGGCTGACGGGTCGGGTAGAGGTTGATCATGTCATCTTCCGCTACCGGGATGATGGTCCTTTAACCCTGGATGATGTCAGTGTCCGGGCTGAACCAGGAGAATTCATTGCCTTTGTGGGCGCTTCTGGCAGCGGTAAATCTACCCTATTCCGCTTACTGCTGGGGTTTGATGCGCCCGAATCGGGCACCATCTACTTCGATGGTCAAGACCTGGCAGGGTTGGATGTGCATGCAGTCCGTCGCCAGTTAGGAGTCGTGATGCAAAACAGCCGCCTGATGTCCGCATCCATCTTTGAAAACATTGCCAGTGGTGCCATGATCACGATGGATGAAGCCTGGGAAGCTGCCCGCATGGCTGGTTTCGCGGAAGATGTGGAATCGATGCCAATGGGGATGCATACGGTGGTGAGTGAGGGTGGCACCAACCTGTCTGGTGGGCAACGGCAACGGTTATTAATTGCCCGATCGCTGGTCTTAAAACCCAAAATTCTGTTGTTCGACGAAGCCACCAGTGCCCTGGATAATCGCACCCAGGCAATCGTTAGCCAAAGTCTGGAACGGCTCAAAGTCACCCGCATTGCGATCGCCCACCGTCTGAGTACAATTCGGAATGCCGATCGGATCTACGTCTTCCAGAGTGGTCGGGTGGTTCAGGTTGGCAACTATGACCAACTGGCAAATCAGGAAGGACTTTTCGCCCAACTGATGGCACGCCAAAAGCTGTGAACATGGCTCAGGGGGCGGGTGTCAGGGGTCAGTCTCCGACGTGAGCCTCAGCCAAGCTAAACTACAGAGAGGGGCGATCGTGGTATAAGCGCGATCGCCTTCTTTGCTTCAGGGGATGCGAGTGCAATAGTTTCGGGGGAGTTACCTGGCCCAGCGGTAGCCCCTGATGACATCCCAGGCGACCTGCTGATAGATTGCGGCGTCGGCAGCAGTCAACGGACCGTTGCTCGTGACTCGCTCAGCCGGAGGTTGGGCGATCGTGGCTGCGTAAAAGAGCAACCCAACGAAGTAGGCTCCCCTGGCAGATAGGTGTATACCATCCTTAAAGTGCGCATCGATAAACTGCTGTTGCGACATACCCAGTCGATCTCTTAAGGCGCTCAACCCTGTGCCTCCTGGGATAATACCAACTGACTTGCCACCATTCACTTCGTCTATGCCTGCACGCGTGATCTCATTCTCAGCCAATCTTTTGCGGCACCATGCATCCCATGTGGCGGCTGTCCGGTATTTCGGATCTTGATTATTCGGCCACACCGAGTACAACCAGAGCTTCGTGTTGGGGTTATCTCTTTGAGCCGCAGCAAAAAACAACGAGCCGATTTTAACGTCACCAGGCTCAGGGATAACCTTTTGTTGATTGGTTGACGGAGCGACGTAATCTTCACTTGCAGGTTCAGTTAATTGAGCTTCTGGCTTTGGATAAGGGGATTGATAAATCGGCATGATTGTCAGGTGATCCGGCTGCATATTCCGCATCAGCAGCAAGGGAGCAGACGCTTTCCCAAAGGAGTTTTTGTAGTGCCACAGGTAATTCAGCGCAGCCCCAGATCTACTAAACCTTCGATGCTCCACCGTAAAGCCAGCACTCCTGATAAGGGCTTCCGCTGAGTCGCCCAGCTCATCCGTGCCGCTATTGCCAATGAAGAAGATCTTGACTATACCGTTTTGGTCAACAGTAGAAGCTGGCGCACTGGGTGTTTGTTGTGGGGAGTCCGTTGCTGACAGGGCACTTTGCACACCAACCCCTTCAGTCACGAGCGGATAAGCGTGATTGAAGGGCTGACTGGAAAGATTTCTGACCTGTACGCCAGGGGTTGCACTCCGGGGCGCAGCATACGCACTTGTGCCTAATAAACAAACGGATACCAGGAGCGCAATTAGTGTTCTGACCCCGAAAGCCTG from Kovacikia minuta CCNUW1 carries:
- a CDS encoding NHLP bacteriocin export ABC transporter permease/ATPase subunit → MLDQVRIVSLSGEYHHLSSNGSIVLNDPHTVWIVKSGALALFAVPLQDGTPEGTRRYLFTTRVQQAMFSTMNAAAPDQIVAVAIEETELLQVSIADFREHLANGYREAIDWIEGWIEQLGLALAHLMPPGIPFQEDGVRYFTMASEQIFQPQRQLVSWVQIQEGFANWMGFDQLSLAPESEILPLSADMWFQAEGTVELAVFNTLEIDDPETLMLGLFQLQRYFLQGIHLLEQQETSAELNRFQERQRLNQQVMEETLGELSSLLRTSDAGTQAGVAEDPDKALLIAAGAVGRVLGVTIRPPAKSEDLQRVQDPLQAIARASRLRMRSVALQGQWWKKDCGPMLAYTLEDNHPVALLPVADRGYEIFDPMRRSRIPVNARSAPELTPTGYTFYRPLPDKALKTVDLLKFALQGHHHELVVVVVAGIATTLLGMLTPQATAILIDSAIPDADRGLLLQIALGLLATAFGSTLFQLAQGFAIMRVETFADSTTQAAVWDRLLNLKASFFRQYAIGDLNSRVSAVTQIRQRLSSTVLKSVFTSLFSFLNLGLLFYYNTSLALIATLVAAVNIGVTLVSGILTLRKVRPLLELQGQLFGTMVQLINGVTKLRVAGAEARAFAFWGKQYSQQIKWMLSTQKIEDTLAVVNKVLPAVTTAILFWFATTLLQQSQAQEGGFSTGTFLAFNAAFGTFISGATGLSGTIVSLLNIVPLWERAQPILSATPEVDSEKADPGRLTGRVEVDHVIFRYRDDGPLTLDDVSVRAEPGEFIAFVGASGSGKSTLFRLLLGFDAPESGTIYFDGQDLAGLDVHAVRRQLGVVMQNSRLMSASIFENIASGAMITMDEAWEAARMAGFAEDVESMPMGMHTVVSEGGTNLSGGQRQRLLIARSLVLKPKILLFDEATSALDNRTQAIVSQSLERLKVTRIAIAHRLSTIRNADRIYVFQSGRVVQVGNYDQLANQEGLFAQLMARQKL